One genomic segment of Natrialbaceae archaeon AArc-T1-2 includes these proteins:
- a CDS encoding universal stress protein → MDVLLGIVGSDESMKALRATIERTKEVDDDLTIAVVEKPEAKRTPEEMAHQARELVRSADLDAEIRTLEGDPGSTLVEEAERGDFDQLVIGGGTESPMGKIRIGPITEFVLLNATTTVKLIR, encoded by the coding sequence ATGGACGTGTTACTCGGGATCGTGGGCAGCGACGAGTCGATGAAGGCGTTGCGGGCGACGATCGAGCGAACGAAAGAGGTAGACGACGACCTGACGATCGCCGTCGTCGAAAAACCCGAAGCGAAACGGACGCCGGAGGAGATGGCCCACCAGGCCAGAGAGCTGGTCCGAAGCGCCGACCTCGACGCCGAGATCCGAACGCTCGAGGGCGACCCCGGCAGTACGCTCGTCGAAGAGGCAGAACGCGGCGACTTCGACCAGCTGGTCATCGGCGGCGGCACCGAGAGCCCAATGGGGAAAATCAGGATTGGACCGATCACCGAGTTCGTCCTGTTGAATGCCACGACGACGGTGAAGCTGATCCGATAA
- a CDS encoding universal stress protein translates to MNASESFAVDIVLTPVDGSEESATAVEYAVAVADRYDASVHALYVLGRGVVEGMNAGALDEDQVAENAREFLADVEAVSADHAVPSTTSMAQGFSPTRKTRHPGSVVLDAAEAVSADFIVVPRESTTDASPDVLERAAEYVLAYASQPVLSV, encoded by the coding sequence ATGAACGCGAGCGAGTCGTTTGCGGTCGACATCGTCCTCACCCCGGTCGACGGAAGCGAAGAGTCCGCCACCGCCGTCGAGTACGCCGTCGCCGTCGCCGACCGATACGACGCGTCGGTCCACGCGCTGTACGTCCTCGGTCGTGGCGTCGTCGAGGGGATGAACGCAGGTGCGCTCGACGAAGACCAGGTCGCCGAAAACGCCCGAGAATTTCTCGCAGACGTCGAGGCCGTCAGCGCCGACCACGCCGTCCCGTCGACCACCTCGATGGCGCAAGGGTTCTCGCCGACCCGGAAGACGCGCCATCCCGGCAGCGTCGTCTTAGACGCCGCCGAAGCGGTCAGCGCCGACTTCATCGTCGTCCCTCGCGAGTCGACGACCGACGCCTCTCCCGACGTGCTCGAGCGCGCCGCGGAGTACGTCCTCGCGTACGCGAGCCAGCCCGTGCTCTCTGTCTGA
- a CDS encoding GNAT family N-acetyltransferase, whose protein sequence is MTGSRVYPDEPAGPFPSPPSEFEDGEGRTIDVQALEEDDEDQIDALVEMYDDFDAADRAQGIPPSGEKRIRDWLEPIFAGGVNVVAWHDETVAGHATLVPEIDDPDTADDYGAIEWELAIFVHQTYQRAGIGTKLLEHLLGHASDRGIDRIWLTVERWNDPAIALYERVGFETCSTESFEQEMAIRLE, encoded by the coding sequence ATGACTGGCTCCCGTGTCTATCCCGACGAGCCCGCCGGCCCGTTCCCGTCGCCGCCCTCGGAGTTCGAGGACGGCGAAGGTCGGACGATCGACGTCCAGGCGCTCGAGGAAGACGACGAGGATCAGATCGACGCCCTCGTCGAGATGTACGACGACTTCGACGCCGCCGACCGCGCCCAGGGGATCCCGCCGTCCGGCGAGAAGCGGATACGGGACTGGCTCGAGCCGATCTTCGCGGGCGGGGTCAACGTCGTCGCCTGGCACGACGAGACTGTCGCCGGACACGCCACGCTCGTCCCCGAGATCGACGACCCCGACACGGCCGACGACTACGGGGCGATCGAGTGGGAACTCGCCATCTTCGTCCACCAGACCTACCAGCGCGCCGGCATCGGTACGAAACTGCTCGAGCATCTGCTGGGACACGCAAGCGACCGGGGGATCGACCGCATCTGGCTCACCGTCGAACGGTGGAACGATCCCGCCATCGCGCTGTACGAGAGAGTCGGCTTCGAGACCTGCAGTACCGAGAGCTTCGAACAGGAGATGGCGATCCGTCTCGAGTGA
- a CDS encoding DUF4350 domain-containing protein, producing the protein MSRLGTLVGIFVLVVVATVGLATVGTLVADDATEPPALETAQYDYDELAPEATPDGGEIEMDSLERDNTVLVLGDVSERDVGPLTRTLTANGHDVRFVDASAPGGLEDELEDADGVVIAGSSPAVAADDVEHVEEFVAAGGRVVVAADAGSGAVPGGLFVPPAAAGDDSATLTSSLGIYTYEGYLYNLVENDNNYLSVYAVPDDSSPVTDGVDEVVLRGAVAVGADTDTIALRTTEETRLSTSREAGTYPVAADAGDVFVIGDASFLEPENAYRGDNDVLVGNVADYLVSGQVGDVPSDDDVGDEPPERPPVDEDVADVESEDADVPE; encoded by the coding sequence GTGAGCCGACTCGGAACGCTGGTCGGCATCTTCGTGCTGGTCGTCGTCGCGACCGTCGGACTCGCCACCGTGGGTACACTGGTCGCCGACGACGCGACCGAACCCCCGGCGCTCGAGACGGCCCAGTACGACTACGACGAACTCGCCCCCGAGGCCACGCCCGACGGTGGCGAGATCGAAATGGACAGCCTCGAGCGTGACAACACCGTGCTCGTGCTCGGCGACGTCTCGGAACGCGACGTCGGCCCACTCACGCGGACGCTCACGGCGAACGGCCACGATGTCCGGTTCGTCGACGCCTCGGCTCCCGGCGGACTCGAGGACGAACTCGAGGACGCCGACGGCGTGGTGATCGCCGGCTCGAGTCCAGCCGTCGCCGCCGACGACGTCGAGCACGTCGAGGAATTCGTCGCGGCGGGCGGACGCGTCGTCGTGGCGGCCGACGCCGGTAGTGGTGCTGTGCCCGGTGGGCTTTTCGTACCGCCCGCCGCGGCGGGCGACGACTCCGCGACGTTGACCTCCTCGCTCGGGATCTACACCTACGAGGGCTACCTCTACAACCTCGTGGAGAACGACAACAACTACCTGAGCGTCTACGCAGTGCCCGACGACTCGTCGCCGGTGACCGACGGCGTCGACGAGGTCGTCCTCCGTGGCGCCGTCGCCGTCGGTGCCGACACCGACACCATCGCGTTGCGAACGACCGAGGAGACTCGCCTGTCGACGAGCCGCGAGGCCGGCACCTACCCGGTCGCGGCCGACGCCGGCGACGTGTTCGTGATCGGTGACGCGAGCTTCCTCGAGCCCGAAAACGCCTACCGCGGGGATAACGACGTCCTCGTCGGCAACGTCGCGGACTACCTCGTCAGCGGTCAGGTCGGAGACGTCCCGTCGGACGACGACGTCGGTGACGAACCGCCCGAGCGGCCTCCTGTCGACGAGGACGTCGCCGACGTCGAAAGCGAAGACGCCGACGTACCCGAGTGA